DNA sequence from the Amycolatopsis sp. Hca4 genome:
CGCGCCGCCGGCCAGGCCGTCGAGGCCGTCGGTGAAGTTCACCGCGTTCGACCAGCCGGAGATCACGATGTAGCAGAAGATCACGAAGATCACCGACGGGAAGGTGATCAGCGCGAGGTCGCGGACGTAGGAGAGGCTCTCCGACGCCGGCGTGATGCCGTGCTCATTCGGGAAGTTCAGCACCAGCACCGCGAACGCGATGGTGACCACCAGCTGCCCGACCAGCTTCGCGGTCTTGTTCAGCCCCAGGTTGCGCTGCTTGCGGATCTTGATGAAGTCGTCGAGGAACCCGACGATCCCCAGGCCCACCGCGAGCATCAGGACCAGCAGCCCGGAGGCCGTCGGCGCGCCGCTGCGGGAGTTGAACATCCAGTTGATCAGGTGCGCGGCGAAGTACCCGACGACCATCGCGATGATGATCGCGACACCGCCCATGGTCGGGGTACCGCGCTTGGACTTGTGTCCCTGGGGGCCTTCCTCGCGGATCTCCTGGCCGAAGCCCTGCCGGGAGAAGACCCGGATCAGGTAGGGCGTGAGCAGGATGGAGATCAGCAGGCCCGCCGCGGCCGCGATCAGGATGCTGATCACGCGTCACCACCGTTCGAGCGATTCTCGGAGTTGTCGGTTTCCCGGGGTTCGAGCAGAGCTTCGGCGACCCGCCAGAGGCCGGCGGCCTTGGAGGCCTTGACCAGCACCACGTCCCCGGGGCGGAGCTGATCATGCAGCAGGGCGATCGCGGCCTCGACGTCGGGTACCAGTGCCGACTCCTCGCCCCAGGAACCCTCCTGGTGCGCGCCCTGGTGCATGGCCGCCGCCTCGGGCCCGATCACGACGAGCTTGGCGATGTTGAGCCGGACGACGAGCCTGCCGATCTCGTCGTGGGCGGTGACCGAGTCCGCGCCGAGCTCGCCCATCACGCCGAGCACGGCCCAGGAGCGGCGGCCGGTGTCCCGGGTCATCGCCGCGAGGGCCTTCAGGCCGGCCCGCATCGACTCGGGGTTGGCGTTGAAGGAGTCATTGAGGATCGTCACGCCGTCGGGCCGGGTGACGACCTCCATGCGGCGCGCGGAGCGCCGTTCGAGGTTCGAGAGCCGGGCGGCGATGTCGGCCGGGCTCACGCCCAGCTCCAGGGCCACCGCGGCGGCCGACAGCGCGTTGCCGACGTGGTGCTCGCCGTGCAGCGGCAGCTTGACGTCGGCCGCGCCGGCCGGGGTGACCAGCCGGAAGGACGCGCGGGCCTCGTCGTCGACGGTGATGTCCTCCGCGCGGATCTGCGCCGACGGGCTCTCCCCGACGAAGACCACCCGGGCCTTCGTGCGGCTCGCCATGGCCGCGACCAGCGGGTCGTCGAGGTTGAGCACCGCGACGCCGTTCTCGGGCAGTGCCTCGACCAGCTCACCCTTGGTCTTCGCGATGCCCTCGCGCGAGCCGAACTCGCCGACGTGTGCGCTGCCGACGTTGAGCACGACGCCGATCTTCGGCGGCGCGATCGCGGCGAGGTGGGCGATGTGCCCCGGGCCGCGCGCGGACAGCTCCAGCACCAGGTGCCGGGTCGCCGCGTCGGCCCGCAGCGCCGTCCACGGGTGGCCGAGCTCGTTGTTGAACGACCCGGGCGGCGCGATCGTCGGGCCGAGCGGCTCGAGCAGCTGCGCGATGACGTCCTTGGTCGAGGTCTTGCCGGAGGAACCGGTGACGCCGACGACGGTCAGCTCGCCCTCGGCCAGCCGCTGGACGACGAACCGGGCGAGCTTGGCCAGCGCGGCCAGCACCGCGGCGCCGGAGCCGTCCTTGTCGCCGGTCAGCGCGACCGACCGCTCGTGGGCCTCGCCCGCGCCGATCGGCGGGACGACGATCGCGGGCGCGTCGACCTCGCGGGCGGCCAGCACCGCCACCGCCCCGGCCTCGACGGCCTGCGCGGCGAAGTCGTGGCCGTCGACCTTCTCCCCCGGCAGGGCCACGAACAGGCCGCCGGGGGTGAGCTTCCGGGTGTCGAACTCCACGGTGCCGGTCACCTGCGCGCCCGGCTCGGCGCGGTGCAGCCGGCCGCCGACGACGTCGGCGATCTCGGCCAGGCTGAGCACGATCACACACTCACCTCGAGTTTGTTGCGGATGGCCGCGGCCAGCTCGTCGCGGTCGGAGAACGGGTGCACGACGCCGCCGGCCTCCTGGCCGGACTCGTGCCCCTTGCCGGCGAGGAAGACGATGTCGCCCGGCCCGGCGAGCGAGACGGCGTGCGCGATGGCTTCGCGGCGGTCGCCGATCTCGAGGACCTCGCCTCCTTCGGCGGGCCCCACGGCGCGGGCGCCGGCGAGCATGGCGGCCCGGATGGCCGCCGGGTCTTCGGACCGGGGGTTGTCGTCGGTGACGATCAGGACGTCGCTGCGGCGGGCCGCGGCCTCGCCCATCATCGGGCGCTTGGCGGTGTCCCGGTCGCCGCCGCAGCCGAGCACGGTGATGATCCGGCCTTCGGTGCGGGCCCGCAGCGCGTCCAGGCCCTGGGCGACCGCGGCCGGCTTGTGGGCGTAGTCGACGACGGCGGTGAACTCCTGGCCGACGTAGACCCGCTCCATCCGGCCCGGCACCTGCACCTGGGCCAGCCCGGCGACGATGTGCTCCACGCCGACGCCCGCGGTGCCGAGGATCGCGGCGGCGAGCACGGCGTTGGCGACGTTGAACTCGCCCGGCAGCGGGATCCGGGCCGCGGCGCGGACGCCGTCCGGGCCGTGCAGGGTGAACGTCTGCTCGCCCTGCGGGGTGGCCTCCAGGTCGGTGGCCTTCCACACGGCGTCGGTGCCGGGATCGGTGGTGACGGTGATCGTCTGCGGCGTGAGCAGGGCCTGGCCCCACGCGCTGTCGACCACGACGACCTCGTGCGTCGAGCGGCCGTCGAACAGCAGGGACTTCGCGGCGAAGTACTCCTGCATGTCCTTGTGGAAGTCCAGGTGGTCCTGGGAGAGGTTGGTGAAGGCGCCGACGGAGAAGCGGGTGCCGTTGACCCGGCCCAGCGCGAGCGCGTGGCTGGAGACCTCCATCGGCACGTGCGTGACGCCGCGCTCGAGCATCACCGCGAGCAGCGCCTGCAGGTCCGGCGCCTCCGGCGTGGTGAACCCGCTGACCAGGCGTTCGCCGGCGATCCGGGTCTCCACGGTTCCGATCAGGCCGGTGGTCAGGCCCGCGGCCTGCAGGCCGGCGTCGACCAGGTAGGACGTCGTGGTCTTGCCGGACGTCCCGGTGACGCCGAGGACGGACAGCTTCAGCGAGGGCTCGCCGTAGATCCAGGCGGCGATCTCGCCGAGCGCGGCGCGCGGGTCGGCGTGGACCAGGATCGGGACGCCGGCGTCGCGCAGGGCGGGCCGCTGGGCCCCTTCGGCGTCGGTCAGCACGGCGACGGCCCCGGCCGCGACCGCCTGGTCGCTGAAGTCGGCGCCGTGGGCGCGGGCGCCCGGGAGGGCGGCGAAGAGGTCACCGGGCAGCACGTGCTGCGCGCGCAGCGTGGTGCCGGTGACGGTGAGCTCGGCCGCGTCGGGGCTCTCCGCGATCAGGCGAGCGTCCGCCCTGGCGAGCAGCGTCGCCAGCGGGACCGGGTCGATGCGCGCCGGGCGGGGCGGCGCGGGGACCGCTTTCACCGGGCTTTCCGGCACCTGGGAACTGGACGAGGACACGGACACGGCCAAGAGGCTACCGGCGGGCGGTTCGGGCACCCGCACGCGGTACGGCGATTGCGCACGGCTGAGGCACATGTGCTAGGCGCGGAACTCGACATCCTTGCCCCGCAAGGCTTTCCCCGGCCACCGACCCCACCATGTGGACACCCGCCCCGCGAAAAGCCGCAAGGGGCACCCTCGTGGACCCGAAGTCCACCAGGGTGCCCCTCCCGGTTTCCGGCTACGGGGCGATGATGAGCGGAACCTCCGGCGACGGACCGTCGGACAACGGGATCTGGTACCGCTGCGTCACATAGGACGCGATGGTGTGGAACAGCGGCGCGGCGGAGTGCCCCACCGGCAGCGTCGTGTCCGGCGCGTCCAGCCGGATCCCGATGACGAACCGCGGGTGGTCGGCGGGCAGGATGCCGGCGAAGGTGATGTTGTACAGGTGGTCGCTGTAGGCCTTCGTCCGCGGGTCGACCTGCTGGCCGGTGCCGGTTTTCCCGGAGATCTGGTAGCCCTCGACCGCCGCCGTCGGCGCGGTGCCCTTCTGCAGGCCCTTGCCGTTCTGGGCGACCGCGCGCATCATGTCGCGCACCGTCTTGGCGGTCTGCGGGCTGACCACCCGGACCGACTTCGGCGCCGGCTCGGGCACGGTCGTGCCGTCCGGGTTCACCTTGGCCTTGACGATCCGGGGTTCGACGCGCAGGCCGTCGTTGGCGATCGCCTGGTACATCCCGGCCATCTGCAGGATGGTCATCGACAGGCCCTGCCCGATCGGCAGGTTGCCGAAGGTGGTCGCCGACCACTGGCTGCGCGCGGGCACCACGCCCGCGCTCTCGCCGGGCAGGCCGACGCCGGTGCGCTGGCCGAGCCCGAACGACTTGAGCAGGTTCGCGTACCGCTCTTCGCCGATCTTCTGCGCCAGCAGCAGCGTGCCGATGTTGGAGGACTTGGCGAAGATGCCGGTGGTGGTGAACGTCTGCGTGCCGTGGGTCCAGGCGTCGTGCACCGTCTTGTCGGCCACCTGCAGCGCGCCGGGCACTTCGACGGTCGACTCCGGAGTCGCGATGCCGTAGTCGATCGCGCCGGTGGCGGTGACGAGCTTGTTGACCGACCCGGGTTCGAACGGCGTGGTCACCGCGGGGTTGGCGAGCGCGTCGTTGGTCCAGCTCGCCTGGTCGTTGGGATCGAACGTCGTGCTGTTGGCCAGCGCGTAGACCTCGCCGGTCTTGGCGTCGAGCACGACCGCCTGCCCGCCCTTGGCGTGCGACTGCTGGACGTAGTCCGCCAGCTGCCGCTGCACCTCGTACTGCAGGTCGGAGTCGATGGTCAGCTCGAGGTCCGAGCCGGGCACGGCGGCCTGCAGGTCGCGCTCGGTGCCCGGGATGACGACGTTGTCGCTGCCGTTCTTGGTGTTGACCATCATCCGGCCCGGCGTGCCGGCCAGGTCGTTGTCGCGCAGCAGCTCCAGCCCGACCAGGCCGTGCAGGTTGTGCTTGGAGACGTCCGGGTCGTCGGAGCGCCAGTTCGCGGCGCCGACGATGTTCGCCGCCAGGCTGCCGCCCGGGTACTCGCGCAGCGCGCGCTTTTCGACGCCGATCCACGCGAAGTGCTTGACGATGTCGGCGGCGATGGACGGCTCGATGTTGTTGACCAGGTAGGTGAAGGACGCCTGCTTGTGGAACAGGTCGAGCAGCTGCTGCTCGCTGACCACGGCGGGCAGCTTGCCCGCGATGTACTTGGCGGCCGCGGCCGTCTCGGCGTCGAACGTCTTCGGTGTGCCGGGGTTCTTGGCCGCGAAGTCGTCCATGCTCTTGTGCAGTGCCTTGAGGTTCACCGAAAGGGTGCGCACCTCGACGCTGAACGCCAGCTTGGCGCCGTTGCGGTCCACAATGGACCCGCGCTGGGCCGGGATGTCGATGGTCTGGGCCCGCTGCCGCTCGGCCGCGGCCGACAGCGCGGCGGCGTCGAACCACTGCACCTGCACCAGTTTCACGCCGGCGACGAGCAGGACGGCGACCAGCAGCAGGCGCACGGCGGAGAACCGGCTGCGGTGCCCGCCGTTCCCGCGGCGCGCGGCCGCGCTGCGGGTCCCGGCGGCGTACGTCCGGCGCGCGCTGCCCGCGGCCCGCGCGCGGACCTGGCTGCGGCCCGAAGCCATCACTGGCCGCCTCCCGGCTGGGCCGGCGGCTGCTCTTCGGCGGGCACGGCGGGCTGGTCGCCCTCGATCGGGGCGCCCTGCTGCGACTGGGTGCCCGCGGCGGGCGCGGCGGGCGGCGCGGCCGGCACGACGGGGGCGTCCGCCTTGGCCTTCTTGGGCTCGCCGACGAGCGAGGTCTTCCCGTCCGGGCCGACGACGATCCGCGCCGGGTCACCGCCGGGCACCATGCCCAGCTGCTGGGCCGCGGGGGCCAGCGAAGCGGGCGACTCGGCCTTGGCGACGTCGCGCTGCAGCTGTTCCTTCTGCTCGGCCAGGTTCGCGTTGGTGGTGCGCAGCTGCTCCAGCCGGTAGGAGTCGGCGATCGCCTGCGTGGTCAGCCACAGCGTGGTCGCCACGCCGGCGGCCAGCAGCGCCATCATCATCAGCACGAAGGACGCGCGCGACTTCGGCAGCAGCTCCTTCAGCTGGAGCTTCGGCTTCGCCGCCTGCGCGGCGGGCCGGGCCTTCGGCTCCGGGCGCGCCTCGCGGTCCTTCAGCAGGTCGGCGCGCTGGGCGCGGCGGGCGTAGGCGCGCTCGGCCGCGGACGTGCGGCCGCGCGAACCGCGCCGGGCCGGGGCAGGCTGCTGGTCCGGCTCGACGGTGGCCGAGGTGCGGGCGGCCTCGCTGCGGGCCCGCGTCGCCGGCGCGGCCCGGCGGCGGGACTTCGCGGGAGCGGTCATCGCGGCTCTCCGATCCTCTCTGCGGCCCGCAGCCGCACCGAGGCGGCCCGCGGGTTCCGTTCGATCTCCTCTTCGCCGGCCTTCTCGGCCCCGCGGGTGAGGAGCTTCAGCTCCGGCCCGTGCCCGGGCAGCTCCACCGGGAGCCCCTCCGGGGTGCGGGACTTCGCGAGCTCGGCCAGCGCTTGCTTGACCAGCCGGTCTTCCAGGGACTGGTACGACTCGACGACGATCCGGCCGCCGGTCCTGAGCGCACCCAGCGCCGCCGGCATGGCGCGGCGCAGCACCTCCAGTTCGCCGTTGACCTCGATCCGCAGCGCCTGGAAGGTGCGCTTGGCCGGGTGCCCGCCGGTGCGGCGGGTGGCGGCCGGGACGGCGGCGTAGAGCAGTTCGACCAGGCGGCCGCTGGTGGTGAACGGTTCCTTCTCCCGCTCCGCCACGACCGACTTGACGATCCGCTGCGCGAACCGTTCCTCGCCGTAGTCGCGCAGGATGCGGACGAGCTCGCCCGGCGCGTAGGTGTTGAGGACGTCGGCCGCGGTGAACCCGGTGGTCGGGTCCATCCGCATGTCCAGCGGGGAGTCCTTGGCGTAGGCGAACCCGCGCTCGGCGCGGTCCAGCTGCATCGACGAGACGCCGAGGTCGAACAGGATGCCGTCGGCCTTGGCGATGCCCAGCCCGGCGAGGGCCTCCGGCAGCCCGTCGTAGACGGTGTGGACGAAGTCGACGCGGTCGCCGTGGCGGGCCAGGCGTTCGGCGGACTTCTCGAGCGCGGCGGGGTCGCGGTCCAGCGCGACCAGGCGCAGCCGGGGGAAGGTCTCGAGGAGGGCGTCGGAGTGGCCGCCGAGGCCGACGGTGGCGTCCACCAGGACGCCGTCGCGGTCGGCGAACACGGGGGTGAACAGCTCGACGATCCGGTCGAGCAGCACCGGGACGTGCTCGGGTGCCGTCATGTTCCCCTCCCCCTCTCTCGCCCGATCGGCCCGGGGGAAATATGGCGGATGCCGTCAGGTCCCTGTCCGCCCGCTGCGGACCTGGTACCGGGGAAGGTGCACCAGGGCTGTTGAGCGGACAGAGGCCTCACGGCATCCGGGTGGGCATCCCCTCTTCGCACGGACGGCGAACCTGTCGTCCCCCGACGACGAAGGTGCACCGCGACCGCCCGTCTAGAAGACGCCCGGCAGTACTTCCTCTCGAGCCTTCGCGTAGCTGTCTTCGTGTTCCTCCAGGTACGCCTGCCACGCTTGGGCGTCCCAGATCTCCAGCCTGGTGATCGCCCCGATCACCACGCACTCCTTGCTGAGCCCCGCGTAGCGGCGGAGCTCGGGCGCGATGGTGATGCGCCCCTGGCCGTCAGGACGTTGCTCGTCCGTGCCGGCGAACAGGTAGCGCTGGTAGGCCCGAACCGCCTCGTTCGTGAACGGGGCCTCGGCGACCTTGCGCGCCATCTGCTCGAACTCGGCGCGGGGGAAGACGAAGAGGCAGTGGTCCTGCCCCTTGGTGACCATCAGCCCACCCGCCAAGGCGTCACGGAACTTCGCGGGCAGCGCGAGCCGCCCTTTGTCGTCCAGCTTCGGGGTGTGGGTGCCGAGGAACACGGCCTCCACCTCCCTACCGCCCACGGTGGCGAACCACCCCGGACGGCCACGGGGCTTCCCTTCCGCCCCACTGGCCACCACCGTACCCCACTTTTCACCACAGTCAACGCGACAAAAGCGCAGACCACTCCGTCGAGTGTTCCGTTTGCGCAGGTCAGCAGGGTGGGGCCTGGTGGGGGGCGTGGTGGGGGACGGTGGCCAAGATCCCCCGCACCGGGGGCCGGAGCAACCTCAGCTGTTCCTGAAACGTCCGCATAACGGCCGCGAAAGAACCCACCCCACCCAGCAGACCCGCCAGTGGGCCAAGGTGGGGACCCAGGTGGGGCCCCGTGGGGGACGCGGGTGGGGCCCGGTGGGGAACCGCGCGTGACGGAACCCGGATCCGCCGTGATCCGGGCCGGAACCCACGTGATGAGACACGTGACCGGCGTGATCAGAGCCGTAACTCGCGAGTTCCGGCCCCAATTACGCGAGTTCCGGCTTCAATCACATGGGTTCCGGCTTCGATCACGCCGGTTCCGCCCCGGATCACGCTCCGAGGCTCAGTCCTCCGGGGTGAGGAGGGCGGTGACGCGGGCGGCGAGGCGGGTGCTGTCGACCGGGCTGACCGTCACCCACTCCGCCCCACCCCGGCCCGGCGTCTTCGTCGCGCAGTAGGCCCCGACGTCGGTGTCGAACCACGTCAGCCCGCCCACCCGCTCGACCCGGCCCGCTCCCGACCGGCGGCTCACGCTGAACTGCCCCGCCGCGAACACCGGCCGCGCCTGGATCGCACGGACCTCCTCCAGCTGGGCCGCCGCCGTTCCCGACGCGACCTGCGAAGACAGCGTCGACGCCGGGAGGCTGACCCCGTAACCCGGGCCGGCCGCCAGCTCCGGCAGGACGTCGACGATCGCCGAGGCGAGCTCGCCCGGGTGGATCGAATCCAGACTGATCGTCTGCTCCGGCTGGGTCGCCAGGACGCCACGGCGGCCGCGAGCCGCCGTCACCGCGCGGAACGGCTCCGCCGCCGTCATGTCGGCCAGCGCCTCGCACGCGACGAACACGTCCGCGTCCGCGAGCAGCTCCAGCCGCGCGGCCAGCGCCGGCTCCAGCCTGCCGCCGTCGTAGAGGCCCCGCGAAGCCAGGTTTTCGTAGACGGCCTTCCGCACTTCGGCCCGCTCGGCCTCGGTGACGCCGACGCTGCGCACGCTCAGCGGCTCCGGCGGCCGGTCGTGGCCGAGGTCGGTCCAGAGGATGTCGAACGCCGACGCCGAAACCCGGATCAAGCCCGCCCCAGCGCCGGCGGGGCCGGGAAGGTCTCGGCGGGCACGTGCCCGCGCAGCGCGGTGTCCCGCGTCCGGAGGACGTCGATCGCCTTCTGCCGCGCGGCCTCCGCCGCGGCCCGGCGGGCCGCCATCTCCTCCGCCAGCCCGGCCAGGACGAAGACGCTCCCGCTGGACGCGGCGTCGCGGATCATCGACGCCGGGTCGTAGGTTACCGGCGGCGGCATGTCGGCCCGGGCCCGCGCGGCCGCCTCGGCCTGCGCTCCGACCGCCTGGCCCACCGACGCCGAGACGGCGGCCGAGTGCGAAAGCCACTGCGCGGCCCGGCCCAGCGCCGCCCGCGCCGCGTCCCCGGCCTGGCCGCGCCAGTGCTCGTCCGACGAGGCGACCAGCGCGGCGACGTCGGCCGTGGACTCCTGCAGCCGTTTCGCCAGGCCGTCCCAGCGCGCGCCCGCTTCGCCCGCGGCCACCGGGTCGTTGCCGCGGGAGACCTCGGCGGCCATCGCCTCGTGGCTGTAGGCCTCGTACCGCGCGGTGGCGACGGGGGGTTCGGGCACGGCGCACCTCCTGGTCAGGGCAGCTTGGGTTCGACGAGCCCGGCCACCGTGCCCGCGCGGCGGCACGCGAGCGGGGTGTCCGAGAAGCCGGTGTTGCTGACGTCGATCTGGACGCTGGCGCCGTCGCCGACCCCGAGGAGCACCGCGCAGGTGCCGTCGGCGGCCTTCTTGTCCGCGACCTTCCAGCCCGGGTGCCTGCCGACCGTCGTCTTCGTGACGTTCTTCTTGGCGACGTCGAGATCGGCCAGCCCGTCGGTGGCGGCGAGGGTCACGGTGACACCGAAGGTGCCGG
Encoded proteins:
- the mraY gene encoding phospho-N-acetylmuramoyl-pentapeptide-transferase, which encodes MISILIAAAAGLLISILLTPYLIRVFSRQGFGQEIREEGPQGHKSKRGTPTMGGVAIIIAMVVGYFAAHLINWMFNSRSGAPTASGLLVLMLAVGLGIVGFLDDFIKIRKQRNLGLNKTAKLVGQLVVTIAFAVLVLNFPNEHGITPASESLSYVRDLALITFPSVIFVIFCYIVISGWSNAVNFTDGLDGLAGGAAAMVLATYVVISFWQERLSCSNGPAPACYDVRDPLDLAVVAAAATGACVGFLWWNAAPAKIFMGDTGSLALGGLVAGLSMTTRTELLAIVIGGLFMVEMISVVAQIAVFRTTRRRLFRMAPFHHHFELAGWAETTVIIRFWLLSAICCMFGLGLFYSEQLGLGG
- the murF gene encoding UDP-N-acetylmuramoyl-tripeptide--D-alanyl-D-alanine ligase — encoded protein: MIVLSLAEIADVVGGRLHRAEPGAQVTGTVEFDTRKLTPGGLFVALPGEKVDGHDFAAQAVEAGAVAVLAAREVDAPAIVVPPIGAGEAHERSVALTGDKDGSGAAVLAALAKLARFVVQRLAEGELTVVGVTGSSGKTSTKDVIAQLLEPLGPTIAPPGSFNNELGHPWTALRADAATRHLVLELSARGPGHIAHLAAIAPPKIGVVLNVGSAHVGEFGSREGIAKTKGELVEALPENGVAVLNLDDPLVAAMASRTKARVVFVGESPSAQIRAEDITVDDEARASFRLVTPAGAADVKLPLHGEHHVGNALSAAAVALELGVSPADIAARLSNLERRSARRMEVVTRPDGVTILNDSFNANPESMRAGLKALAAMTRDTGRRSWAVLGVMGELGADSVTAHDEIGRLVVRLNIAKLVVIGPEAAAMHQGAHQEGSWGEESALVPDVEAAIALLHDQLRPGDVVLVKASKAAGLWRVAEALLEPRETDNSENRSNGGDA
- a CDS encoding UDP-N-acetylmuramoyl-L-alanyl-D-glutamate--2,6-diaminopimelate ligase, which produces MKAVPAPPRPARIDPVPLATLLARADARLIAESPDAAELTVTGTTLRAQHVLPGDLFAALPGARAHGADFSDQAVAAGAVAVLTDAEGAQRPALRDAGVPILVHADPRAALGEIAAWIYGEPSLKLSVLGVTGTSGKTTTSYLVDAGLQAAGLTTGLIGTVETRIAGERLVSGFTTPEAPDLQALLAVMLERGVTHVPMEVSSHALALGRVNGTRFSVGAFTNLSQDHLDFHKDMQEYFAAKSLLFDGRSTHEVVVVDSAWGQALLTPQTITVTTDPGTDAVWKATDLEATPQGEQTFTLHGPDGVRAAARIPLPGEFNVANAVLAAAILGTAGVGVEHIVAGLAQVQVPGRMERVYVGQEFTAVVDYAHKPAAVAQGLDALRARTEGRIITVLGCGGDRDTAKRPMMGEAAARRSDVLIVTDDNPRSEDPAAIRAAMLAGARAVGPAEGGEVLEIGDRREAIAHAVSLAGPGDIVFLAGKGHESGQEAGGVVHPFSDRDELAAAIRNKLEVSV
- a CDS encoding penicillin-binding protein 2 — encoded protein: MASGRSQVRARAAGSARRTYAAGTRSAAARRGNGGHRSRFSAVRLLLVAVLLVAGVKLVQVQWFDAAALSAAAERQRAQTIDIPAQRGSIVDRNGAKLAFSVEVRTLSVNLKALHKSMDDFAAKNPGTPKTFDAETAAAAKYIAGKLPAVVSEQQLLDLFHKQASFTYLVNNIEPSIAADIVKHFAWIGVEKRALREYPGGSLAANIVGAANWRSDDPDVSKHNLHGLVGLELLRDNDLAGTPGRMMVNTKNGSDNVVIPGTERDLQAAVPGSDLELTIDSDLQYEVQRQLADYVQQSHAKGGQAVVLDAKTGEVYALANSTTFDPNDQASWTNDALANPAVTTPFEPGSVNKLVTATGAIDYGIATPESTVEVPGALQVADKTVHDAWTHGTQTFTTTGIFAKSSNIGTLLLAQKIGEERYANLLKSFGLGQRTGVGLPGESAGVVPARSQWSATTFGNLPIGQGLSMTILQMAGMYQAIANDGLRVEPRIVKAKVNPDGTTVPEPAPKSVRVVSPQTAKTVRDMMRAVAQNGKGLQKGTAPTAAVEGYQISGKTGTGQQVDPRTKAYSDHLYNITFAGILPADHPRFVIGIRLDAPDTTLPVGHSAAPLFHTIASYVTQRYQIPLSDGPSPEVPLIIAP
- the rsmH gene encoding 16S rRNA (cytosine(1402)-N(4))-methyltransferase RsmH — encoded protein: MTAPEHVPVLLDRIVELFTPVFADRDGVLVDATVGLGGHSDALLETFPRLRLVALDRDPAALEKSAERLARHGDRVDFVHTVYDGLPEALAGLGIAKADGILFDLGVSSMQLDRAERGFAYAKDSPLDMRMDPTTGFTAADVLNTYAPGELVRILRDYGEERFAQRIVKSVVAEREKEPFTTSGRLVELLYAAVPAATRRTGGHPAKRTFQALRIEVNGELEVLRRAMPAALGALRTGGRIVVESYQSLEDRLVKQALAELAKSRTPEGLPVELPGHGPELKLLTRGAEKAGEEEIERNPRAASVRLRAAERIGEPR
- the mraZ gene encoding division/cell wall cluster transcriptional repressor MraZ → MFLGTHTPKLDDKGRLALPAKFRDALAGGLMVTKGQDHCLFVFPRAEFEQMARKVAEAPFTNEAVRAYQRYLFAGTDEQRPDGQGRITIAPELRRYAGLSKECVVIGAITRLEIWDAQAWQAYLEEHEDSYAKAREEVLPGVF
- a CDS encoding ESX secretion-associated protein EspG; protein product: MIRVSASAFDILWTDLGHDRPPEPLSVRSVGVTEAERAEVRKAVYENLASRGLYDGGRLEPALAARLELLADADVFVACEALADMTAAEPFRAVTAARGRRGVLATQPEQTISLDSIHPGELASAIVDVLPELAAGPGYGVSLPASTLSSQVASGTAAAQLEEVRAIQARPVFAAGQFSVSRRSGAGRVERVGGLTWFDTDVGAYCATKTPGRGGAEWVTVSPVDSTRLAARVTALLTPED
- a CDS encoding PPE domain-containing protein; protein product: MPEPPVATARYEAYSHEAMAAEVSRGNDPVAAGEAGARWDGLAKRLQESTADVAALVASSDEHWRGQAGDAARAALGRAAQWLSHSAAVSASVGQAVGAQAEAAARARADMPPPVTYDPASMIRDAASSGSVFVLAGLAEEMAARRAAAEAARQKAIDVLRTRDTALRGHVPAETFPAPPALGRA